The genomic interval ATCCTTTCCAGGTGAAGGTCGCTTGTTGCACGACATAACATGAAAAGGCTCTGTCTGCAAACGCTTGCGACTTCGACTGGACCCTTCCACCAGCCTCAGAGCTAcagcctcctctctctctccgctggTGAAGCGGTGACACGGTGAGATGCCTTCTCGTTCAGCCTCGTCGTGGACATTCTGTGCATTCAATTCGAGCCCCTCTTGACATTTCTGATGCTGTCTCTGTAGCTCCTCgatgtcctctctctcctcttgtgCAGACCCTCTGTCATACGAGGTCTCATTGACACTTCTTTGCTCGAAAACATCCTCTAAATCTTCGGCCTCGTCTCGCGCCTGCTCTCCTACCTctggctcttcttcgcccttTACCAGGGACGTTCCAGTGGACGTAATTTCTCGGGGGCAAACATCAAAACTGTGTGGAGCAGATGACGACACAGCATCACTCGATTCACACACGCTTGGTGAATTTTCAGACAAATCCACTGCCGCCACaggtctcctctcttcgcccGTCCTCCCCCTTTCCTCCGCCTCTTTTGCGCGTAGACCGTCTTCCAGCGAGAGGTGACCGATacgctctgcgtctcggtCGCGGAtagaaagagaaggacaagCCTTCAGAACACcggaagacacaggaaaacaggaaagacTTCCGGATATGCCCTCGGCTGGTTGCGCCGCAAGGGCGTGAACAGCGTCAACCAACTTGGGCAACTGCAATGTCCCCTCgcacgagaaagaagatacGGACCCGTTCAACGCTGCGaccggagacgaaggcggcgagCGAGCATGCTGGATCGCCGCACTGTGGGACATCGGAGACGGGGCAGGGACAGCCTCAGCGTCTGCACCGTCAGACAGAGATGACGTCCGACGCGGAACGACCTCACTTTCCTCGGGGCACAGCGGAATCTgacggggagaaaaagggggagagagcgacggccTGATGGGTGTGTTGGcttcactgcatgcgcatgaTGGCGAGGCGCCAGACGCAGTTCGCGACGCGGCAGGACCTGAACCTAGGAGCGAAAACCAAGGGGGAAACAGCAAAGGGGCACGAGGCACACACTGCGATATTGAATATGACTACAGTTGGCGGATACAGGCAATCGAGTTCGTTGAGACTGCTCTACACCACCACCCAGCTGGACTGCGTGAAACAGCTAAATGTGCTGTATTTCAGCATCCAACAACACTAAGGTTTCGAACatcagaggaaagagaatgAGGGAAACAGGCACACATGcacggaagaggagggaggaagaaacagtcCAAGAAGAATGAGGCGAAGATCAAGAGAACTAGCGGCTCGATGGAGCAACTGCTAGTCTCTTGGTACACGTGTATGTTGCCTGCCGCTCGCCGATTTTGGCTGCTACAGCCTCCACGTTGCTTCCGGAGAACACAAAGAAGCAAACAAGAGAAGATCAAGAACCGGATTGAAATGAACGGCAATATACGGCGGACGGCAAACGCAAAATGAGGCTTTTTTAAAATGAGGGTagcatctgtctctccagttctgGCAGGTTCCCGGGAAACGACATCCGCTCCGTCTTCCGTCTGACGCGTCAGAGCACCGCAGTTCCTTCCCCCGTacttttcgctttttcaaATCGTTTCTTCCTACCTGCCAGATATGAAGGCTCCTTCTGGAGTGCTtcaccttcctctcctgttcGCTCGagctcgccttctctcctgcgccctcctgtcgtctctggagaagcagactgCTGTTCCAAGTACGATATATGGCCCGAGTGGAGACTAGATCCAGGTGAAAACgtgcagcgaggagacacttgctGGCATGGCGATTGGCCTTCTTGTCCCCGTCCCGTGTCAAGAgaagcgccttcttctgacGCCGACGACAGCGAAACAGACAGTGCCTGGCTTCTCTCGACaagtctgtctccttctttttttccgatTCCTCCCGCTTCGCGTGCCACCTGCACTGAACTCTCCTCCTCACCGTTTCTTGCCCAGCTTCCCTCCTCACCAGGGGTTCTCAAAGAAGTACATGACCTAGTTTCAGGTCCACTGCAACGATGCCCTGTCATCCCTGAGGTCTCGGCCCTTGCCTCGTGCGCCACTCCTACCTGTGATAGATTTCCCTCACGAACGACCTTCTCTCCGGCATGCGTCTGTTCTTTCgttgtcgtctctctttcagcATTCTCAAGTGCGACTACGGAAGCAGCTATCATCGCATCTGTCCCTCTCTGGGCTTGTTCACTGGAGACACCAGACCCGCAGGCGGCAGGGACAGGAACACACAAAGGTCCGCTGCTAGTGCGTCTGCTGGAGCCAAGTGGCGATAGGGGAGTCTCGAGGCGCAAGTgactgtggagaggagacgatTCGAAGAgcatctttctctgttcttgcACCTGCTCTGTTTCGCCGGTCTCGTCTTCGCCCGCCTTCATAGAAGGAAACGGTGACAAGTTCGGTGAGGAGGCAAGACTGATCGGAGCTGGAAGAGGTGATGACGGAAAGCACTCGGACTGCTCTTGGCAGGTAAGGGGAACGCCAGACGTTTCTGTCggatcttctccctctccgcaAGGCTGCAAGGGATGCGGAAGAGACACCTGAGCTTGAGGCAGGGAAGCCGCGGCAGAGCACGAAGAATCCAGAGCTTCGGGAcagtcgagagaagacggtcCACGTAAGTCTCTACTCGGGAACGGTGAACAACGTTCCTCGCTGTTCATTTGGTTTTCTAAGGTATCCCTGTTCACGCCTTTCTCAACGACCAAGCGATCGCTGCCCCGCGAAACGCTGCGCCCACCCTGGGGCCTCTTGTGCGTCTCACCTCGTGACGACCATCTGTCACTCGACTGCCGAGAAGAGCCCTGGTTCTCGCTCGTCCGGTTTTCACTATGCGtatcttcctctcctctccttctctctctctccagtcttgATTCTGAGCGACGTGACCTATAGCTGTGAATTCGCTCAGGCGTCACTCGTCCGGGCTCCTGACGCCGGTGATCCTGCGCTTGCCACGCGTGAGACCCAGCCTTCGGCGAgggcgtcttctgctttctcgcggTCGGCTTTAACACCTGCATTTCCTCCAACTCGCCCCCTGGCCGCCTCGCGGGACTCGTCCAGAGACCGTCGTGTCTCCCTGCTCGCGCGCGCCTCGCGCTGCCGCTCTCCTCCCCTGcctcccgtttctcttctcgcctccacgAAGAGGCCGACTCGCGCCGGCTCCGCCCACAGGGCGAGGGAAGCTCGTCccacgaagagaaggcggacgAAAGGAGCTGCTTCCGAGGAGACGATGtctgtctcgtccttctttcgTCATCGCTGCGGTCGCTTCGCTGTGCACGTGAGTGGCTCACTTCGCGGCCCCTCGCCAAAGTCCGGGCGTCCCCGCGGTCAGGTTCCCGCGCATGGCGCTCGCTTCGTCCGTgatgtttccttttctctttcaagTCCCCGTGAGTTCTGTGGCGCTCCCCGCGgtccgtctcctcgtcctcttcgtcttccgtcAGCGTCTCGACCAAAGGGTTGCTCTGCTCCTCATCCTCAGGAActgccgctgctgcagctgccgcagcGACTCCGGCGGCACGCGCCTGCGCCTCGGccacttcctcttcctcagctTCGCGCATGAGCACGGCGAGGTCCGTCGTCAAAAGGTCCTGCGATACAGGAAATCGTTTTGTGTACACAGAACTAAAAGGAATGCGGGTCCACTCGAGGTTAGGAACAATCacgcgaagaaagcgatCCCATTATTTGTCCTTTGGTCCGAGAGGTGCTGTCTCGCCCTGGTTGTGGGTCGACAGTTGCCTCACCAGATGTCTCCATCTCGTCTCTTGGTGTGTGTGGCATCAGTCAGACAATCACGGACAGCCACCGCCGTTCCCCAGTTTGCCGCCCTCTCTCTACTTTGTTGTGCCTTTCCTCACCGTGAGAAGCGTGTCTGGAAGCTGGACTTTCGCGGCCTGCTTCACCAGCATCTTTCCGACTTTGAAGTCGTCGCAGCCGCCTCCGCTGCTCTTCAGCGATTTGAGGAACTTTACAACTTCTTCGAATCTGCTCACAGGCAGCAATTTCACAACAACGGCGCACGGAAAACTGACAATCATCGAGAACTTCTACCCCCGGTGTGTGCATACACAGCAACCTCCAGTACTCGCGCCGCCTTCGCATCTCTTCATACAGTCTTTCGAGGTATGTTGTTCCAACCTAAAGACACCGCGTATCCACCGCTTGCCAAGTGGCAAGCAACCGAAGATGCTCATTCACTCTCTGTTCGACAGACACCTAACAAACAGAATGGTACTCGAGACGTCTACGCAGCCCTAAACCTATCTACCCATAGATCGAAAGTGCAAGgacggaaaaaaaggacGCATGCCGGTGAATGCCTCAGAATCTGTCAACGGCCTCTGCCTCGGCACACACCGTCGTGGAGACACCGTTTTACATGATCCTTCGGAAACGGGTCTCACCGTAGATGAATGATGAAACGCGTAAGCACTTTGAGGAGAGCTACTGCAAGCTCGAGCAAGCCATGGAGACCTTCTCCAAGAAGAAAGTCCcagaggacgcagacactccgaagaggcagcgaggTGACAAACAGCGTTAGGAACCTGACAGAGTAAAACCACAACATTCcatgagagagaaaaagctaTACACTGCTTGACGCACGCAActcgatatatatatatatatatatctgttaCGACACATCGATTAAGCATCTAGGATTACCTTCTCAGCCCTCACACGTTCACTGATGCTCGGTATCCAGTTGTCTTGTGCAGGCGTGTACAGGAACACTGTTGTAGGTGAGTGAACAAACGTTAGAGATTAGCAGAGGTCCTGTCACATTTACACATAGACTATATAATACAGAGTCCGGATGTGCGTATGCACACCCGATGGCCCGCACTGCCTTTCCGTACCATTGGTGAAGATAGACCGCCGGAAGGACGCCCTCGTCGAGGAAGTGTTGACGAAGCTCAGGGAGTTGTTGAGACGCCAGAGTGTCAAAAACTGTAAAAGCAACAGACGACCTTTGGCTGAAATCTGTGGTGGATACCTGGCAGGCGTTTCTTTCGCGTGAATCACAAACGAAATTCATATCGACGCCTGGATCCCCCCCTACCTTCTGTCCACCAAAGTCAGGAtctctttccctttctcctccctgtttgcttccccgtctctcccctttgGCTTTTGCTGTTTCCCCCTCTTTTCGgttcttcactctctcctgtccattctctctgtgtccgcCTTGCCCGATGTCCTGTCTCCATTCTGCTTCACTGAACTCTACAGTCACGAAATTGCTCATCTTCACGTTTCCACGTTTGGCTATTGCCGCCCTTGCTTGCGATGTCCTGTTACCTTTCATGTATTTCCGTAGGAGCGGAAATTTCTCCTGGAAAAAGCCCTTCAGTCTGTACCGTTGCATGAGAGCtcggaagacgcagaaggcgtCGAACTCGTCGAACGAcgaaacaagaagaagaagacctgCTATGAAGTTCATTCCTGTGAAATGGACACAAGCAGCTGCCACACGCGTAAAGATAAGACATCTCGAAGGAAGACAAAAGCAATACACCACGGCTCAGCCTCCCGCTACCAAGCCCACCGCCTGTATTTCCTCTTGTTTAATTTATCCCCATTTAACTGACCATCTTTATCAAATTCAGTCACCTGGATGTGCAACAATCCCGCGACCAGCACCGAGTTGCCAGCATCCGTGCTCTCGAAATATTCATTCTTTTaatacacatgcacacatacagATGCATACAAACAGACACCACCTACACACGCATCGAGAGGTCATGATGGATTCAACGATCCATTCGGCTTTCGCCAGTTAATGGGGCTAAACTGAGGCAAACCTACCTTGGCAGTATCCGACTTCCGGGTGTATATTGGCAAAGGCATTCAGGTTTCGACACAGCAGCGCTTGCGCATCCTTGTCGAAAACCTCAACATCCGGAAACGTTCGAGGCACATCGATCATGATGAGAGCGAAAAAACTGgatctcctctctgcctgtcttTCGTAGACTCTTCGGCAGTCGCCGCCAGCTCGACAGCAGCCTCCGgtgccttctcgctcttccacGCCTGTCCATCGCAGCATCCTCGAGTCAGGCCCCGAAGCCCGCTGTCGatcctccctctctcgacTCGTGTCCTCCCTGCCTGGAGagtgtctcccttctctgccaCACTGACTTTCCGCCTCACACCCTCTGTcacgttcttcttctctccccagaccccgctgtctctgcgacTGCAACAACGAAGCCCCCCCACGGCTGTCCTTCCACGAGTCTCTCTCAGCTCGCCCCGAGCCCCCTGGACCCCCAGCGACAGGTTTTTGTGGGCTGGAGAAAGTTCGAGTTAGCGCCGACCCCACTCCTCCAGCCgccggcgaggagacgcaggagatcAACGGCTGAGACTGTGGGTGGAAGCCGGAGCCCAGAGCGCCTGAGTCCACGTTCTCCGAAGGAAGCGAGtaggaagaaggacaagcACACCGATGCTCAGGAGGCGGCAGACACACGGCTTTCCACGCGTTCCACCTGTGAGACGGCGGCACGCCTCTGCGGAGtagagacaaacagaagacgcaaaTTAGCAAATACAGGATATATTGGAGCAAACGTTTTATCGAATAAATCTGCATAACAGTCGTGCGGCATGAGGGTGTGGAAGATAAAAAGGTACAGAATGTCTCCATTTAGGCAGACGGGCGCATCTGAATACATGCATGCCTACGCAAGTATGTCTCaacatgcatttatataaatatatatatatatatatacatatatacagatagcTTCGTGTTCGTGGTGGCTCCATACgggttatatatatatatatatatatagtatagagtatacatgcatatatgcacaaGCATAGACGCCGCGAATGATGTACAGCTTCCACCGTGAAGAGAAGTATGGACGCGCAGCTGACACGTTCATTTGGGACGTGGCAACGCCCTACCTTCTGAGTCGTCGAAAGAATGTGTGACGGTGCATCTGCATGAAATGGACTAGATTTCGATCTTCCATACTTTGCcacttcctctcgcctctctctccgcttgcAGAATTCTTGACTCCAAAAAGTTTATGAAGCAGAACTCTTCGACGCGCGGCCCTGGCGGCTGAAGCGGCGACACcatcttcactttctctctcttgctccgGCCGTCCACTTCCTCTTCGGTCTTTCATCTCCCGCTCTGCCCTGTCTTCCATCTCCCTCTCGCCCGCGCCGTCATGAGTTGACAACAGAGACGGAGTGCTGAAGCGGCAGGGGTGAACACGGTCTCCTCGACTGTCTTcccgagagacagcagcctCGGATTCGGCAGCGGGCGAGAAAgttctctggagagaagggcagGGGAAAGAGGATCGGGAAGAAGTCGACGCAGAATTGGAATACTGCAGTAGTTCTTGTTGTTGCCGGCGAGTGTTTTggcgctgctgcagaagcGATTCACTGGGTGCGGGAACTGACCCTGCCAGAGACGACCGCCGTGTGCCGCTCGCTCCCGAGGACACCTGGGCCTTCACATCTCGTAGCGTGTCATCCGGTGATGTCGTCCTCGCGCGGCTGGGTACagcggtgtctcctctcgcacCCTCTCCGCGCCCAGGCTTTCTCTGGATACTTGTAGGACGGGTGAAGTGGTGTGGCGGAGCCTCCTCAGACTCATCCCCTGAAATCGCTCCCTCGTCGACGGGGCGGCGGCCAACTCGCTGATGTTCCGCCTTCCGATCGAAGCTTCCGGTTCTGACGCCTCCGTCCTTGTCAGTAGCCAGCCTCGAAAACTGGCCCTCCACCCGGTGACGCGGattcggagacagagactgcGAGGCTGTACGGACAGAATAGAGCGGAAGACCATCAGGCTCAGCCATCCCAGGACGAGACGCGCCTCTGCTGGGGCCCCACATCCCGACGGTGGAAGGCGTGCGGGAGGATCCCTGAGCGCTATGCTCATCATAAGAGGAACGGGATTCCGTCGCCCCACTCAGAAAGCGGCTGTCTCCACAACTACGTTGTCGAGGACCAGACGAATGCGCTTCGTGCGAGGGCCATGAAAAATGGGGATCCCCTCGGGGACTGTTCGATTTTTTTCTCGGGGAAACACTTTGACGCCAATTGTCAAACGACGCAGCCACATCCGGAGGCGTACAAACACCCGGTTTGTCTGCTGGCAGCGCTTCACCTACTGTAGACGGCGAAACGCGGGCAGCGGTGCCTGTGCGACCGCCGTTGCtcaagaaaggaaacaagcTTTTCCCTATTCGCTGCggctctctgctgctctcgcCCCCATTTCCACTCCACACTTCATCTAACTCACGCCACTGCTGCTCACCACTCGCGTCCACTTCAGGCAACTCTTCCGAATGTGCCCCGGGCGCGGAAGGGGCAGCTCCTCTGTCAGATGCCCCTTGTAGTGGAACATCTTCGCCCTTTGTGTTGCTCGTCCCGCCTAGACCGGAAAAGGAAATAATCGAGCTACCGCTCCATAGGAAGCTCATTATGGAGAGTGAAACTGGGTGAAAAACAACGAGGCGACAGGTTTGCACCCCCCTCGGGAACTTCAGGTGTTCGTGGGTGTGGCTACCCTCCTTGCGCCATACGGAAGCTGCTGGCAAGCATTATATGGCGCCGGGTTGTTGTGTTGTCCAGAAAGGTTCGACGACAGGCTGTAAAGAGGAAACAATGAAGAGAAGTGGCGGACgtgaggagagacaacgaagcaAAAACCAACTCAGTAGACCTTGTCAAGCAGCGGGCCAGAGCGATCGCAGTACTGGTTTACAATATTAAAGGATAAGCGGACAGTTTTGTAGGGTCGGCTTATGCGACCGGCAAACGAAAAAAGCCGGCAACGAAAGCATTCCCGTGCACTGAACAATTGTTGACTACTGACGTACATGCTGTAGCCGTACATTTGCAGAGACGAGTCACCGACAAAAACAAGCAAGAGCACACTGTCACTGTCTCAAGGCTCGCGGTCCTGGGTGTCCCGCATAAAACGAAGAACACGGTGCTAAAAAAGAATGGGGCAGTAAACGGTTCAAGACGTAGAGACATACAATCGGACGAAGGACTGGCGAGTGGACGAAATGAAAGCGAACAAGCGTTCGTTTTGCAGGCGGCAACATTTCCcagggaaacgaaaaaagctGACAGACCTACAGGCTTAACAATGCTAATGTTCTTTTTTTTGAGGTacaaagagggagacagaggagtAGCGAAAACAGCTCCCCCCTTTTACCTCACAACATGGAAACCTGCGGTCCAGCGCTGCTTCCACAGCTGGATAATACACGGTAAAAAACACGCGCACAAGCCGGAGGGGGGGACGAGCAGAGTGGGCGGAAGTAACTCAACTCTCTCCGTTCCCGTAACGAATTCCTGATTTCCATCCTCCTCCACCAGCAGTTGATCGAGTAATCTTGTTTCTACACGAATGTATAGTTCATGAACAAAAATTCTCACGCCTAGAAAGGCCATCAACTAATGAAAGGGACCTCGCCAAGTTGACAGACGGTGGCAGGTCAGAGCGGAGGGCTTTGACACACACGTCTATGTGAGGCACGCGCTCGTGTCTGTGGCCTCGAGTCTCTCGGTTCAGCGACTTTTCGCAACAACTCCCAAGTTCTAGCCGCTAGCTCTTCACATGTCGTTCAGAAAGTGTTGTTTTGCGCGCACATATCTGTCCAGATAATGCTGTTTCGCCGTTCTGCACATCTTGCGGTGAGGAGCCGTTGCTGGATGACACACGGAACGGGGAGGGTCGCAACGGAGCTGTCTCGTGATGTTATAAGAGGTGGATTTCACTGGCGTTTCAGTATGGACGTGGATTCCTCGCTTTAACGTAGTCGCTGAGTTTCTGGACAGAAAATGtgttctttcttgttctgctGCTTCAGTTTTTCGTAATCTGGAGTATGCTTTGACATGCCTACTATAGTACGACCCCGTGCATGGTCACCATAGTGCGCGTTTAAAGTCTGAACGGTGTCTTGCTGCTCGGCTGCACCGAAGCACGCGCCCGTGATGGTAAAACATCCAGCTGTTCTGTACGCTTTTACGCGTACATACTTAGAAAACTGACCCAAGAATGAAGGGATACGAAGTAGAGGACGGCAGTTGGCGAAAGTGTAGTGCCTCGGCCGAACTTCGGAAACCCCAGATGTGGAAACGTAGGGCCATCTTACGGCTTCAAATTTTCTCGAGGACAAACCCCCTGGACAGTTTATGGTTCAGCTGACAAATGCTGCGACACTATAGAGAATGAAACAGGAAAATCACGTGTCCATTCAGAGAGCCTCGCTCGTTAACAGGATTGTTAAGCACGTAGCAGCCACATCCGTTCAAGAAATTTGAAAGGCACGAATTTCGCGCCTTTCTTGGTGCTTGCGTTTCGTGTGATGACAGTTTTCTTTCCGCCTCAGCACGGGAGTTCACATATAGATAAGAGGCATTCCCTCTCAAATCTCTCTATTTGCCCATGTCCACAGTTCTTCATAATCAGCTTGACTTGGATTGAGGCATTTACATCAGTGCATCAATGTATAAAGCTGAGGGAACGCAGAGATTCCCAGCGGCGACGACACCCTCTCACA from Toxoplasma gondii ME49 chromosome VIIa, whole genome shotgun sequence carries:
- a CDS encoding TBC domain-containing protein (encoded by transcript TGME49_203910), with protein sequence MSFLWSGSSIISFSGLGGTSNTKGEDVPLQGASDRGAAPSAPGAHSEELPEVDASGEQQWRELDEVWSGNGGESSREPQRIGKSLFPFLSNGGRTGTAARVSPSTVGEALPADKPGVCTPPDVAASFDNWRQSVSPRKKSNSPRGDPHFSWPSHEAHSSGPRQRSCGDSRFLSGATESRSSYDEHSAQGSSRTPSTVGMWGPSRGASRPGMAEPDGLPLYSVRTASQSLSPNPRHRVEGQFSRLATDKDGGVRTGSFDRKAEHQRVGRRPVDEGAISGDESEEAPPHHFTRPTSIQRKPGRGEGARGDTAVPSRARTTSPDDTLRDVKAQVSSGASGTRRSSLAGSVPAPSESLLQQRQNTRRQQQELLQYSNSASTSSRSSFPCPSLQRTFSPAAESEAAVSREDSRGDRVHPCRFSTPSLLSTHDGAGEREMEDRAEREMKDRRGSGRPEQERESEDGVAASAARAARRRVLLHKLFGVKNSASGERGERKWQSMEDRNLVHFMQMHRHTFFRRLRRGVPPSHRWNAWKAVCLPPPEHRCACPSSYSLPSENVDSGALGSGFHPQSQPLISCVSSPAAGGVGSALTRTFSSPQKPVAGGPGGSGRAERDSWKDSRGGASLLQSQRQRGLGREEERDRGCEAESQCGREGRHSPGREDTSREREDRQRASGPDSRMLRWTGVEEREGTGGCCRAGGDCRRVYERQAERRSSFFALIMIDVPRTFPDVEVFDKDAQALLCRNLNAFANIHPEVGYCQGMNFIAGLLLLVSSFDEFDAFCVFRALMQRYRLKGFFQEKFPLLRKYMKVFDTLASQQLPELRQHFLDEGVLPAVYLHQWFLTLFVTSLPLRSVCVLWDFLLGEGLHGLLELAVALLKVLTRFIIHLRFEEVVKFLKSLKSSGGGCDDFKVGKMLVKQAAKVQLPDTLLTDLLTTDLAVLMREAEEEEVAEAQARAAGVAAAAAAAAVPEDEEQSNPLVETLTEDEEDEETDRGERHRTHGDLKEKRKHHGRSERHAREPDRGDARTLARGREVSHSRAQRSDRSDDERRTRQTSSPRKQLLSSAFSSWDELPSPCGRSRRESASSWRREEKREAGEESGSARRARAGRHDGLWTSPARRPGGELEEMQVLKPTARKQKTPSPKAGSHAWQAQDHRRQEPGRVTPERIHSYRSRRSESRLERERRRGEEDTHSENRTSENQGSSRQSSDRWSSRGETHKRPQGGRSVSRGSDRLVVEKGVNRDTLENQMNSEERCSPFPSRDLRGPSSLDCPEALDSSCSAAASLPQAQVSLPHPLQPCGEGEDPTETSGVPLTCQEQSECFPSSPLPAPISLASSPNLSPFPSMKAGEDETGETEQVQEQRKMLFESSPLHSHLRLETPLSPLGSSRRTSSGPLCVPVPAACGSGVSSEQAQRGTDAMIAASVVALENAERETTTKEQTHAGEKVVREGNLSQVGVAHEARAETSGMTGHRCSGPETRSCTSLRTPGEEGSWARNGEEESSVQVAREAGGIGKKEGDRLVERSQALSVSLSSASEEGASLDTGRGQEGQSPCQQVSPRCTFSPGSSLHSGHISYLEQQSASPETTGGRRREGELERTGEEGEALQKEPSYLAGSGPAASRTASGASPSCACSEANTPIRPSLSPPFSPRQIPLCPEESEVVPRRTSSLSDGADAEAVPAPSPMSHSAAIQHARSPPSSPVAALNGSVSSFSCEGTLQLPKLVDAVHALAAQPAEGISGSLSCFPVSSGVLKACPSLSIRDRDAERIGHLSLEDGLRAKEAEERGRTGEERRPVAAVDLSENSPSVCESSDAVSSSAPHSFDVCPREITSTGTSLVKGEEEPEVGEQARDEAEDLEDVFEQRSVNETSYDRGSAQEEREDIEELQRQHQKCQEGLELNAQNVHDEAEREGISPCHRFTSGEREEAVALRLVEGSSRSRKRLQTEPFHVMSCNKRPSPGKDTAPQTAEACQRLSTHFSSTRSDSSGRLLPASAGTSPASLTSAEETPVESAGAFSPGQDGHQGPQTPESDECSNAMKQATKGGGSKRGLVRVITRLMPVNKVNLSGLSSFFLTARSRVATQTAEEGPAPVAAAEPSVSHTGAPSESVPASAVTGLEA